The DNA region CCATTGTGGCAGTCAGCCATGAGCAACCTGAGTTGTGGATTATTACAGAAGCAGCCTTGAGTTGGGGACCAAATGGTATTACACCAACGGACAATGCACGATGGAATTTAATTTCTCCATTGAATACTGTTGAAACAAACCAAAAATGGGATTACATGAGGAGAATGCAAGATCCGGGGCATAAACCATATATTGATCAAGTACCAGTTGAATTGTCCTTGGCAAATACAAGAGCAACAGCATCGCAGAAGTAGGAATTCCCGTTATAAATCCGAGAATCATCTCCACTTTTAAACAAGAAGCAGGCACTTGCATCACCCACGATGACTGTTTCTTCATGCATAGCATAATCTAAAATACAAAAGGTGACAGACCTGAAAATTCAGCCATGTGCAAGCACTTTTCTAATATAACATCAACATCTCAACTCGCAGTAATAACACCAATACTCTGGGCATCAAAATAATCACATCAACTACAAAAATTACAGTGTTAGATACCGACCCATCTCCGCCAGGATGGGTTTCAAGTCGACCCGTTGATCCTGGAGCACCACCAAAGACACATGAGCCCcagttgaaaaataaataaatatataaaaaaaaatggctCCACTTCAGTTGGAATAAACTAAACCCGGTTGATAAAGGACTTACTCCAAATAAGATGATTGCATCAGGGGACATGCTATCTGAAGCAGACGCTGTGTAATCCCTGATATCCTTCAGAAATTTATCAACCATGGCGACTCGAGGTTCCTGAGACGCCAACGAGAAATCATATAATAAGTTAACATCACTTCATCAAGGCAAACAGCATAGAAATTCAGAGTGATGTAGCCTTGAAACACAGCGATCTTACCGTTTTGGATCGTACAAGCGGGATGGTGTCAACTTTTAGTCCAGGTACATATCCAACAACCAAGACGATTCCACAATAATCAAACGGatcaattatattttctcccagGACGCGGCCAAAGTCTTCAAATATTTCCCATTTCACCTTAAGTGACATTTTCAGGGAAAAGAAATAACTTTGATAGGCTTCATCATTTTAATCCAAAAACTGATTTGATTTACTTTAagacaaaaaataatgaatttaatagATATCACAAACCTCTCTGAGTTCATTTGTACCAACATCCCTACCAATAATACCAGTTGCAGCATTAGTAATTATCGGGATTCTATTGCCCAGTTTCTTTGCAATCTGTGTGTATAAACAAACCAAACATCTTTGTCTTTAACATATTTCTGACGAGCAATACTTATATACAGTAGAGATTAGGGAAGAATCAATACAAGTTGGTGAGTGATTGTCAAGTTAAACTGCAGTCCAACACAGGCAATTGCGAAGTGTGGACGAATAGGCTCAGAAAGAACCTTGTTGAGAACCTCTTCTACAGCAACCTATTGATCATCAACAGTGAGTCATATACATTTTTGCAAACAAATTGACTATGAAATCAAACAAGTAACACCTACAAGATGAGAAGGGGAGAGGGAGAGTGCGGAAGAGAGCTTCGGACGAGAGAGAATTCTGTTGCAAACtttgttccaagatttgctaACACAGGCAGCAGATGCGAAAGACAAGGCTGGTAATCTAGAGAGTATATTTTTAAGAAGATTTTCATCGGCCAAGGCAAAACCCCTgcccatcttcttcttcttctcctaaaATGTGTTGATCAATTGCTACCATGGCCTTGCTGTTATATAGCAAAAATAGTTTGCATGAAACAAAagtgattttgttttttcttgaatGGTGGAGTTACACTAGTTGTCCAGATACCTGAAAGAGTCTAATTCTGCTATTAAGGCAATTAAAGAGATGGAGATTGCCTTTCCTTATTTAAATGTGAGGGAGGATTCTTTGAATTGATTGGGCCTGTTGTTTCCTGTCATTACAGCAGATTCTTTGTTGCTTTCTTGGTTGTGCATCAATTACCATATCTGATATATCCATATTGCACACTTGATATGGACGTTATTGGTGCTATGCATTGCCTATATCAGTTACAAAATATGCCATCtttacagaaaaaagaaaattttaactgtttatgagaCG from Mangifera indica cultivar Alphonso chromosome 8, CATAS_Mindica_2.1, whole genome shotgun sequence includes:
- the LOC123224366 gene encoding F-box/LRR-repeat protein At5g63520-like, which gives rise to MGRGFALADENLLKNILSRLPALSFASAACVSKSWNKVCNRILSRPKLSSALSLSPSHLVAVEEVLNKVLSEPIRPHFAIACVGLQFNLTITHQLIAKKLGNRIPIITNAATGIIGRDVGTNELREVKWEIFEDFGRVLGENIIDPFDYCGIVLVVGYVPGLKVDTIPLVRSKTEPRVAMVDKFLKDIRDYTASASDSMSPDAIILFGDQRVDLKPILAEMDYAMHEETVIVGDASACFLFKSGDDSRIYNGNSYFCDAVALVFAKDNSTVFNGEIKFHRALSVGVIPFGPQLKAASVIIHNSGCSWLTATMEGHEEILDSEGLLEDINDQIDDENPYLYIGVTHQRAPSIGSQNSGSRSHLALYEVLGGSEEYFAVDGIGIKPGDSFIFYHSDLDTASYSSEHAFEDISILKAASSTDRGTKREVLGGLIFSCCARSDSFSGRGIVESLPLSDNFPGIPLAGMFCDGEIGRGCGSASLTRQEEENEEEVCSMSSRCFLHQNSTVYLVMSFTPPL